The following proteins come from a genomic window of Edaphobacter sp. 4G125:
- a CDS encoding TonB-dependent receptor — MKYIKAARLWLVLAAVCLLLTGSRGLLAQAVYGSLYGTVTDSSGAVVKGATVTVTDTAKGTTQTTQTNDSGAWSIGHLIPDSYDVKVEASTFTAKETKGVAVHADAAQLIDVQLGVEGATESVTVSANEVPALKTDRADVAQILDERAVQNLPNLNRNFTQFTLLTPGVQHSSFNINGPENPQGTTSVTTNGSSYGVQGWLLDGTDNREPVLGIIVINPTLDSIGEMKVTSSNYDAEFGGAVGGIVSAQTKSGGNQFHGDAFFYRHSGEQLARNPFTQSTPDPVTGKYIPGQVFGQFGGSLSGPIIKDRTFFFMDYQGTRQRLGASQLLSVPTQQVINTCINQNSGVTCDLSQYLGSQPVYYHPSGTGVAGQQYASNAIPRSVLSPQAINLLKLLPAPNTNGTSIVNNFAASGNGSSNADQADVRLDHQLNGKIHTFGRYDYALFRLFGNAAFGPGGGPGFGMNGTTGNGQVQNQSAALGADWAVSPSLLTDLRFGFLSYHVALSKLTAGQTPAANAGIPNLNTAPDSSGLPNFSMTDTISNFGNQGCNCPLLESEQVFQLANNWTKILGNHTIKFGGDIRYALNLRNASDNDRAGVLNFASASTAAGPLDPVPSSGNALASLLFGQVARFQRFDVYSQNASNRQKRGAFYGQDSWRVTNKLQVNYGVRWDIIYPETVNSPGNGGFADINAGGIRIAGASGIGTNGGQKMDYMNLAGRFGFAYQVHPNTVIRGGIGQVYDSVGFFGTLFGSVLTHNLPVLNNEDQGSTSATGDYFATLTTLPAKPEAPTIPSNGIIPFSNNTSPQFRGSRIQLPKVDQWNLSLQQQFTNTFTAEIAYVGNHSERIYPGETYGFDFNSPLLPTSPSQLGNNAARRPYYNKFSGFYQGAPTICCSNGLTSAAPTANANYHALQTKLDKRFSNGLQFNANYTWSKAINYANDAVFANYPQLSRGRNDTNRTHVFVMSGVYALPFGRDRMFANHVNRMMDYAIGGWTLSGTTTWESGRPFTPTYAECGADQDLDTNFGGPGMSSDCRPDRAGGGFTTQVGSLDPVTHSRQYFAPVAALASNGATSGAFARPAFGAIGNIGRNSFVGPRDYYADAALIKDIPITERVKAQFQFQAFNMFNHAALDIPTASNARCIDCSAGGIITSLEGNSSMRQLQFAGRITF, encoded by the coding sequence ATGAAATATATAAAAGCAGCCCGCTTATGGCTGGTGTTAGCAGCCGTGTGTCTGTTGCTGACCGGTTCGCGAGGGCTGCTGGCACAGGCGGTCTATGGTTCCCTCTATGGAACTGTGACAGATAGCTCGGGGGCAGTCGTTAAAGGCGCAACAGTTACTGTTACGGATACGGCCAAAGGAACCACTCAGACGACGCAGACGAACGATAGCGGTGCGTGGAGCATCGGGCATCTGATTCCCGATAGTTACGATGTGAAGGTTGAAGCCTCGACATTCACCGCGAAAGAGACGAAAGGCGTAGCGGTTCACGCGGACGCAGCACAATTGATTGATGTGCAGCTTGGGGTCGAAGGGGCCACGGAGTCAGTAACAGTCTCCGCAAACGAGGTCCCGGCGCTGAAGACTGATCGAGCCGACGTGGCGCAGATTCTGGATGAGCGTGCGGTTCAAAATCTTCCGAATCTGAATCGCAACTTTACCCAGTTTACGCTTCTGACCCCTGGAGTGCAGCACTCGAGCTTCAACATCAATGGCCCGGAGAATCCACAAGGAACCACTTCGGTGACGACCAATGGATCGAGTTACGGAGTTCAGGGCTGGCTGCTCGACGGAACGGACAATCGCGAGCCTGTTCTGGGGATTATTGTTATTAACCCCACACTCGACTCCATCGGCGAAATGAAGGTTACTTCTTCAAATTACGATGCTGAGTTTGGCGGAGCTGTCGGTGGAATCGTCAGCGCGCAGACCAAGTCCGGTGGAAATCAGTTTCACGGCGATGCGTTCTTTTATCGTCATAGCGGAGAGCAGTTGGCGCGGAATCCGTTTACCCAATCCACACCGGACCCTGTGACGGGAAAATATATTCCGGGGCAGGTGTTCGGTCAGTTCGGCGGATCGCTGTCGGGGCCAATTATTAAGGACCGCACATTCTTCTTCATGGATTATCAGGGGACACGTCAGCGTCTTGGCGCAAGTCAGTTGCTCTCTGTTCCGACTCAGCAAGTGATCAATACCTGTATTAATCAAAACTCGGGTGTAACCTGCGATCTGAGTCAGTACCTGGGATCGCAGCCGGTCTACTATCATCCTTCGGGAACGGGTGTTGCAGGCCAACAGTATGCCAGCAATGCGATTCCGCGCTCGGTTCTTTCGCCACAGGCGATCAATCTTTTGAAGCTGCTTCCAGCTCCGAACACGAACGGAACGTCCATCGTGAATAACTTTGCTGCTTCGGGGAATGGGAGTAGCAATGCCGATCAGGCCGATGTTCGGCTCGACCATCAGCTCAACGGTAAGATTCACACCTTTGGCCGTTACGACTATGCTCTCTTCCGTCTGTTTGGCAACGCAGCCTTCGGGCCAGGAGGAGGCCCTGGCTTTGGAATGAATGGAACGACAGGAAACGGACAGGTGCAAAACCAGAGCGCGGCACTTGGCGCAGATTGGGCCGTGAGCCCTTCGTTACTGACGGACCTTCGTTTTGGATTCCTCAGCTATCACGTTGCTTTGAGCAAACTGACTGCGGGGCAAACTCCCGCCGCTAATGCCGGGATTCCGAATCTGAATACTGCGCCTGACAGTAGCGGTCTGCCGAACTTTTCCATGACCGATACGATCAGCAACTTCGGCAACCAGGGTTGCAACTGCCCCCTGCTGGAGAGCGAGCAGGTCTTCCAGCTTGCCAACAACTGGACGAAGATTCTGGGGAACCACACCATCAAGTTCGGTGGTGATATTCGCTATGCCCTGAATCTTCGAAATGCAAGTGATAACGACCGTGCAGGCGTGCTGAACTTTGCGTCGGCTTCGACGGCAGCGGGGCCATTGGATCCTGTTCCTTCGAGTGGCAATGCATTGGCTTCGTTGCTCTTCGGCCAGGTGGCCCGTTTCCAGCGCTTCGATGTCTACTCGCAGAATGCTTCTAACCGTCAGAAGCGTGGAGCCTTCTACGGACAGGATTCATGGCGCGTGACCAATAAGCTGCAAGTCAACTATGGCGTGCGTTGGGACATCATCTATCCAGAGACAGTTAATAGTCCTGGAAATGGTGGTTTTGCCGATATCAATGCTGGTGGCATCCGTATTGCCGGTGCTAGTGGTATTGGCACCAATGGTGGCCAGAAGATGGACTACATGAATCTTGCCGGCCGCTTCGGCTTCGCCTATCAGGTACATCCGAATACAGTCATCCGCGGCGGAATCGGCCAGGTGTATGACAGCGTCGGTTTCTTTGGAACGCTTTTTGGCTCCGTCCTTACCCACAATCTTCCTGTGTTGAACAACGAAGATCAGGGATCGACCAGCGCAACAGGAGATTACTTCGCCACCCTGACGACACTTCCTGCGAAGCCTGAAGCGCCTACGATTCCTTCGAATGGAATTATTCCTTTCTCCAACAACACCAGCCCGCAGTTCCGCGGAAGCCGTATTCAGCTTCCTAAAGTTGATCAGTGGAACCTTTCATTGCAACAGCAGTTCACCAATACGTTTACAGCGGAGATTGCTTATGTGGGGAACCACTCCGAGCGAATCTATCCCGGCGAGACGTATGGATTCGACTTTAATTCACCACTACTGCCGACCTCGCCGAGTCAGCTCGGAAACAATGCAGCGCGGCGGCCATACTACAACAAGTTCAGCGGTTTTTATCAGGGAGCTCCCACGATCTGCTGCTCAAACGGTTTGACCTCGGCTGCGCCGACGGCCAATGCCAACTATCACGCATTGCAGACGAAGCTCGATAAGCGCTTCAGCAATGGCTTGCAGTTCAACGCAAACTATACTTGGTCGAAGGCAATCAATTATGCCAACGACGCGGTCTTCGCGAACTATCCGCAGCTGAGCCGAGGGCGCAACGATACGAACCGTACGCACGTTTTCGTGATGAGCGGTGTGTATGCTCTTCCGTTTGGACGCGATCGGATGTTCGCGAACCATGTGAATCGCATGATGGATTATGCGATTGGCGGATGGACGCTGAGCGGCACGACGACATGGGAGAGCGGACGCCCGTTCACTCCAACCTATGCGGAGTGCGGAGCTGATCAGGACCTGGACACCAACTTTGGCGGTCCGGGTATGAGCAGCGACTGCCGGCCGGATCGGGCGGGCGGGGGCTTTACGACTCAGGTGGGATCGCTTGATCCTGTCACGCACTCACGTCAGTACTTCGCGCCAGTGGCAGCACTGGCAAGCAACGGAGCTACTTCTGGAGCGTTTGCTCGTCCTGCGTTTGGTGCGATCGGTAACATCGGCCGCAACTCATTCGTGGGGCCACGTGATTACTATGCCGATGCGGCCCTCATCAAGGACATTCCCATCACGGAACGCGTGAAGGCACAGTTCCAGTTCCAGGCCTTCAATATGTTCAACCACGCTGCGCTGGATATTCCGACGGCATCGAATGCTCGTTGCATCGATTGCTCGGCGGGTGGCATCATTACCAGTCTGGAAGGGAACTCCAGCATGCGCCAGTTGCAGTTTGCTGGACGCATTACTTTCTGA
- a CDS encoding acyl carrier protein: protein MEDTAQRCIAIIAKAKNIPADKITLDTSFEELNIDSLDKINISFEVEEAFDIAIPDDALGSLKTVGDVVRGVDQLVAAKTSGSAPATAS, encoded by the coding sequence ATGGAAGACACCGCACAGCGCTGTATTGCCATTATTGCGAAGGCCAAAAACATCCCTGCCGACAAGATCACCCTCGATACAAGCTTCGAGGAGCTGAATATCGACTCGCTCGACAAGATCAACATCTCCTTTGAGGTAGAAGAGGCATTCGACATCGCCATTCCCGATGATGCCCTCGGTTCTCTTAAGACCGTCGGCGATGTCGTTCGTGGAGTCGATCAGCTGGTTGCAGCGAAGACCTCTGGCTCTGCCCCTGCCACCGCATCCTGA